A region of Fimbriimonadaceae bacterium DNA encodes the following proteins:
- the prpB gene encoding 2-methylisocitrate lyase, whose amino-acid sequence MAQGTVMMPGVFNAITAISATRAGARALYVTGAGVTNATLGVPDIALISPTEMATVCSNVCSVTPLPVIADADTAYGEAWNAARTVMEMERAGLAGIHIEDQISPKRCGHLEGKELVPTSQMVAKIRATASAKRDSTFMIIARTDARGVEGLEAAIERAKRYVGEGADAIFPEGLESEGEFETFRKGVDAPLLANMTEFGKTPIIPLSRFSEMGYEMIIFPMTAFRCMLKAVDECYGELIRTGTQAHFLDKMRTRQELYDLIEYPKYTAMDMAWSKGLED is encoded by the coding sequence ATGGCGCAAGGCACCGTGATGATGCCCGGCGTCTTCAATGCGATTACCGCCATCAGCGCCACGCGTGCAGGCGCCAGAGCACTGTATGTGACCGGCGCCGGCGTCACCAATGCGACCTTGGGTGTGCCCGACATCGCACTGATCAGTCCAACCGAAATGGCGACCGTCTGCAGCAATGTCTGCAGTGTGACGCCGTTGCCCGTCATCGCCGACGCCGATACGGCCTATGGCGAGGCCTGGAACGCGGCGCGCACCGTTATGGAAATGGAACGAGCCGGTTTGGCTGGGATCCACATCGAAGACCAAATCAGTCCAAAGCGATGCGGGCACCTCGAGGGCAAGGAGCTCGTTCCCACCAGCCAGATGGTGGCAAAGATTCGGGCGACTGCGTCGGCGAAACGGGACTCGACCTTTATGATCATCGCCCGTACCGACGCACGGGGGGTGGAGGGGTTGGAAGCGGCCATCGAACGGGCGAAGCGATACGTGGGCGAAGGAGCAGACGCGATCTTTCCCGAAGGTCTGGAGTCGGAAGGCGAGTTCGAGACCTTCCGTAAAGGGGTGGATGCGCCGCTACTTGCCAACATGACCGAATTCGGCAAGACGCCGATCATTCCTCTGTCTCGCTTCTCGGAAATGGGATACGAAATGATCATCTTCCCCATGACTGCCTTCCGCTGTATGTTAAAAGCGGTAGACGAGTGCTATGGCGAATTGATCCGCACAGGAACGCAAGCCCACTTCCTCGACAAAATGCGAACTCGCCAGGAGCTGTACGATCTCATCGAATATCCGAAGTACACGGCGATGGATATGGCGTGGAGCAAAGGGCTGGAAGACTAG
- the fruK gene encoding Fructose import ATP-binding protein FruK encodes MLEAKGIRKAFPGVLALDDVSMSVEQGEVRALMGENGAGKSTLIKVLTGVHAPDAGSILLDGQPIAPRSPADAMRLGMSTVYQEVNLLPNLSVAENVAFGKETRGLVKWGEMRRLAERAIGALGISLDVDQPLDRLSMAERQLVAIARAVDRDSKVLILDEPTSSLDRDEVDKLFAVIRDLQSRGIALVFVTHFIEQVYAIADSITVLRNGRHIGTWPKAELSRSDLVREMLGKELLSEAGSKEAARAGEIVLEAEEIGRRRYLEPLNLQVRSGEVLGLGGLLGSGRTETLKLLTGLETHDTGKLKWKQRAVSIRSVAKAVKLGIGLCPEDRKGEGICPGLSVRENLLLVVQSQARWARLIPPKKQAALVDEMINLLGIKTPGSEAPIENLSGGNQQKVILARWLLAKPELLLLDEPTRGIDVGSKAEIRRLVRELAAKGMAIIFTSSETEEVVHTCDRVLILRDRKAVGELSGGDVSEEQMLDRMATGGAP; translated from the coding sequence ATGCTCGAAGCGAAAGGCATCCGTAAAGCCTTTCCCGGGGTCTTGGCTCTTGACGACGTCAGTATGAGCGTCGAGCAGGGCGAGGTCCGAGCGCTCATGGGCGAAAACGGCGCCGGCAAGTCGACCCTGATCAAGGTCCTCACCGGCGTGCATGCTCCCGATGCCGGCTCCATTCTTCTGGATGGCCAACCGATCGCGCCAAGGTCGCCCGCCGACGCCATGCGCCTCGGCATGAGCACGGTCTACCAGGAGGTTAACCTCCTGCCCAACCTTTCCGTGGCAGAGAACGTTGCTTTCGGTAAGGAAACTCGAGGTCTCGTCAAATGGGGCGAGATGCGGCGTCTTGCCGAGCGAGCGATTGGCGCCCTGGGCATCAGCCTGGATGTGGACCAGCCCTTGGATCGGCTATCGATGGCGGAGCGCCAGCTCGTGGCGATCGCGCGCGCGGTCGATCGCGACTCAAAGGTCCTCATTCTCGACGAGCCTACATCCAGCCTCGATCGCGACGAAGTCGATAAGCTGTTCGCCGTCATCCGCGACCTCCAGAGTCGAGGGATCGCTTTGGTCTTCGTTACGCACTTCATCGAGCAGGTGTATGCCATCGCCGATTCCATCACCGTACTGCGGAATGGTCGGCATATCGGAACTTGGCCAAAGGCAGAGCTCTCTCGCTCCGATCTCGTTCGCGAGATGCTCGGCAAGGAGCTACTCAGCGAAGCCGGCTCCAAGGAAGCCGCGAGGGCCGGGGAGATCGTGCTGGAGGCGGAGGAGATCGGTCGACGACGGTACCTTGAGCCGCTGAACCTTCAGGTCCGCTCCGGCGAAGTCTTGGGCTTGGGCGGGCTGTTGGGTTCCGGTCGGACAGAGACTCTCAAGCTCTTAACAGGGCTCGAGACGCACGATACGGGCAAGCTCAAGTGGAAACAACGTGCCGTCTCGATTCGATCGGTGGCCAAGGCCGTCAAGCTTGGAATCGGGCTTTGTCCCGAGGATCGAAAGGGAGAGGGCATCTGCCCGGGCCTGTCGGTGCGCGAAAACCTCCTGCTGGTTGTCCAATCTCAGGCAAGGTGGGCGCGCTTGATACCGCCAAAAAAGCAGGCGGCGCTGGTTGACGAGATGATCAATCTCCTGGGGATCAAAACCCCAGGTTCCGAAGCGCCGATCGAAAACCTGAGTGGCGGCAACCAGCAGAAGGTGATCCTTGCCCGCTGGCTACTTGCCAAGCCAGAGCTTCTCTTGCTCGATGAGCCGACACGGGGAATCGATGTCGGCAGCAAAGCGGAGATTCGCCGTCTGGTCCGCGAACTCGCCGCCAAGGGTATGGCGATCATCTTCACGTCCTCTGAGACCGAGGAGGTCGTGCATACCTGTGACCGAGTCCTGATCTTGCGAGACCGGAAAGCAGTCGGCGAGCTCTCCGGCGGCGACGTGTCCGAGGAGCAGATGCTCGATCGGATGGCTACAGGCGGTGCACCTTGA
- the ytfT gene encoding Inner membrane ABC transporter permease protein YtfT: MSRAWIWPLAALIALLLFNAVSSPEFFAIQVRDGRLFGSLIDILNRGAPVLLLSLGMTLVIATGGVDLSVGAVMAISGAVVASLISQGQGAGVSVVIALAVAVAIGGFNGVVVGWFNVQPIVVTLVLMVAGRGVAQLITDGQIITLTDASFAELGSGAVAGFPMPFVIFLTAWLLIAALTRRTSTGLFVEAVGSSAKASRIAGIEPAKVKLAVYAVSGLMAGVAGLIACADIRAADANNAGLFLELDAILAVCIGGTALTGGRFSLVGSVLGALLMQTLTTTILTRGVSPELTFVAKAILIIAVCLMHSPEIVRKLGRATV, encoded by the coding sequence TTGAGCAGGGCCTGGATCTGGCCGCTGGCGGCCTTGATCGCGTTGCTGCTGTTCAATGCGGTCTCAAGCCCGGAATTCTTCGCGATCCAGGTACGCGATGGCCGCCTCTTTGGGAGCCTGATCGACATTCTCAATCGTGGCGCCCCGGTGCTGCTGCTTTCCCTTGGCATGACGCTCGTGATCGCCACCGGCGGGGTGGATCTGTCGGTCGGCGCGGTGATGGCGATCTCGGGTGCGGTCGTGGCGAGCCTGATATCACAGGGTCAGGGCGCCGGCGTGTCGGTCGTGATTGCCCTTGCTGTAGCGGTCGCTATAGGAGGCTTCAACGGCGTCGTCGTGGGCTGGTTCAATGTGCAGCCAATCGTCGTCACGCTGGTGCTGATGGTGGCCGGCCGGGGAGTGGCGCAGCTCATCACCGACGGCCAGATCATCACGCTGACGGATGCGAGCTTCGCTGAACTTGGATCCGGCGCGGTGGCCGGTTTTCCGATGCCGTTCGTGATCTTCTTGACGGCATGGCTGCTCATCGCGGCGCTCACCCGGCGAACGTCGACCGGATTGTTCGTCGAGGCGGTCGGTTCCAGTGCGAAGGCCAGCCGAATCGCCGGAATCGAGCCTGCGAAGGTGAAGCTGGCCGTTTACGCTGTCTCCGGCCTGATGGCTGGGGTCGCTGGGTTGATTGCCTGTGCCGACATTCGCGCCGCCGATGCGAACAACGCAGGGCTCTTTCTGGAGCTCGACGCCATCCTCGCGGTTTGCATTGGGGGCACCGCCCTCACCGGTGGACGGTTCTCACTGGTTGGCTCGGTTCTGGGCGCCTTGCTCATGCAGACCCTCACAACGACGATCCTAACAAGGGGCGTTTCACCGGAGCTGACCTTCGTCGCCAAAGCCATCCTCATCATCGCGGTTTGCCTGATGCACTCACCTGAGATCGTTCGAAAACTG